The genomic stretch TACTGCTGGAGTTCCGGCGGGGCCGCGTATGCGCGGGACAGTGCGCGTGAGGTCGGGCTGGAGGAACTGTTCACGGCGTTCCTCCCCAAACCACAGGTCATGCTCGACGATCAGCCAGTGGGCACATGGCGAAGGCTGGTGCAGGTGTATCCGCTGGCGTGCGCGGGCGGGTCGGTCGAAACATACCGGGCGGCCCTGTCGCGCGGCCGCCTGGAGTGAGCCCAACGCCTACTTCACCGTGATCGGCACGCTGAACAGCGTCGGGTTGGGGCTGGCGGCCTCGGTGGAGTAGCGGATCTCGTACTCGCCGGGCGTGGCAGGAAGTTTCAGGGTGCCGGGGTTGCCGCCTCTGGTGTAGAAGTACACGGTGTAGGTGCCGACCGGAGCGCCCTTCGGCACGATGGTCACGTACTCGTCGGGATGTCCGGGGCCCGTCCAGCGGATCTGGATGCTCTCGCCCGCCCTGCCCTCGCGCGGGGCCTGGAGGCTGTAGGTGGCCCCGGTCAGGGTGATGGGCCGACTTGCCAGCGTGGGGTTGGGGCTGGTGGCCTCGGTGGAGTAGCGCAGTTCGTACTGGCCGGGTGCCACGGGCGTCTTCAGGCGGCCCGGATTGCCGTCGCGGGTGTAGAAGTAGGTCAGGTACGACCCGACAGGCGCGCCCTGTTTCACGATGGTGACGTAGTCGCGCGGGTTGCCGGGGCCAGTCCACGACACGGTGATCTCGCTGCCGGCGACGGCCGTGTCCGGCCCCTGGACGGCGTAGGTGTTGGCGCTCAGGGCCAGCGGCGCGGTGGCGAGCACCCGGCCCGAGCGCTCGTTGTTGTAGCGCACCTCGTAGTCACCGGCCTGGACGGGCGCGGTCAGGGTAC from Deinococcus sp. AB2017081 encodes the following:
- a CDS encoding DUF705 domain-containing protein, producing MSPLPLVVYVDVDETLVRNAGRARIPIPGAIQHVRELAAQGAELYCWSSGGAAYARDSAREVGLEELFTAFLPKPQVMLDDQPVGTWRRLVQVYPLACAGGSVETYRAALSRGRLE